The following coding sequences are from one Nymphalis io chromosome 5, ilAglIoxx1.1, whole genome shotgun sequence window:
- the LOC126768368 gene encoding serine/arginine repetitive matrix protein 2-like has protein sequence MILPIIDYLTPAITCIFNNSINSCTFPDSWKDAQIIPLPKKNNPSSYGDYRPISILPFLSKVLERLVHQQLNLFLSSYNLLNPFQSGFRSGHSTATALVKITDDIRLAMDNQEVTILSLLDFSNAFNTVDFDILLAILNSLNVSPSMPRYWCESRLRSTGKRRSIVLGSIAKRSRSRTCARGSRQRHRSPAELHAKRRDTERRRSRKSPPRKPQARSRSRSVVTSPLQRKGGALDTQLRESIDRLIDHRSSSRQKRHRLKTPCRERVSRSRSPVHDVNGELLKCIKESLQSISVVQPQSKDGFPNNNVVPEFDPKSKNQTIDTWLHKVKECSEIYG, from the exons ATGATCCTGcctattattgattatttaactcCGGCTATAACATGCATATTCAATAATTCCATTAATTCCTGTACCTTTCCTGACTCCTGGAAAGATGCTCAAATAATCCCTctacctaaaaaaaataatccttcGTCTTATGGTGATTACCGTCCTATTTCCATCCTTCCATTTCTTTCTAAAGTTCTTGAGCGTCTTGTACATCAACAACTTAACCTCTTCCTGTCTTCCTACAACCTGCTAAATCCTTTTCAATCTGGTTTTAGATCTGGCCATAGTACGGCTACTGCATTAGTCAAGATTACCGATGACATCAGATTAGCTATGGATAACCAGGaagttacaattttatcattGCTTGATTTTAGTAATGCTTTTAATACTGTAGATTTCGACATACTCCTGGCTATACTAAATTCTCTTAATGTATCTCCATCG ATGCCTCGTTATTGGTGCGAGAGTAGACTGAGATCAACTGGGAAGCGTCGCAGCATTGTGCTGGGAAGTATTGCGAAACGCAGCCGATCTCGGACGTGTGCTCGAGGCTCAAGGCAACGTCATCGTTCACCAGCAGAGCTCCACGCCAAACGTCGTGACACCGAGCGTCGCAGATCAAGAAAATCACCTCCAAGGAAGCCCCAGGCAAGAAGTCGAAGCAGGTCAGTTGTAACATCTCCACTACAGCGTAAGGGTGGTGCCTTGGACACGCAGTTACGTGAATCGATAGATAGACTAATAGATCATCGTAGTAGTAGTAGGCAAAAGCGTCACAGATTAAAGACTCCTTGTAGAGAAAGAGTTAGTAGATCACGTAGTCCAGTACATGATGTTAATGGTGAAttacttaaatgtattaaagAGTCCTTGCAATCTATTTCTGTTGTACAACCACAAAGTAAAGATGGTTTTCCTAATAACAATGTAGTACCAGAATTTGATCCTAAATCAAAAAATCAAACTATTGATACATGGTTGCATAAAGTAAAAGAATGCTCTG